A stretch of Pseudoprevotella muciniphila DNA encodes these proteins:
- a CDS encoding biotin/lipoyl-binding protein, which translates to MGRKIQFSLVYRDMFQSYGKFQPRKDQLERIAPVIVKMGCFARVETNGGAFEQVNLLYGENPNHAVRAVTKIYHEAGIKTHMLDRGLNALRMFPCAADLRRLQYKVKHAQGVDIPRIFCGLNDVRNIIPSIKWALEAGMTPQATLCITNSPIHTAEYYSDIADQLIAAGAPEICLKDMAGIGQPALLGKLCGLIKKNHPDIIVEYHGHSGPGLQMASILELARNGVDIIDTAMEPLSWGKGHADIISVQSMLKNAGYDVPEIDMNAYMEARKLTQEFLDDFLGYFVNKQNHICSSLLLGCGLPGGMMGSMMADLRGVMNAINSNREKKGEPAYSEDELLVRLFDEVGYVWPRVGYPPLVTPFSQYVKNIALMNLLCESMDKPRYSMMDDSIWGMILGKSGKLPGEVDPEIVALAKEKGYEFYTDDPQALYPDNLDKFRQEMEEKGWELGEDDEELYEFAMHETQYRDYKSGIAKQRFLADLQAAKDKALGGSGISIEEATAFKHAKADAIVAPESGIVLFEICGDGEATPAINPYIGKQYTDGDRFCYIENNHGQIIELPAALGGQLVEIAVKQGGHVSKGDVIAYIQRPEE; encoded by the coding sequence CCTTCGAGCAGGTTAATTTGCTCTATGGCGAAAACCCCAACCACGCTGTGCGTGCTGTAACGAAAATCTATCACGAAGCAGGCATCAAAACCCACATGCTCGATCGCGGTCTGAACGCTCTCCGCATGTTCCCTTGCGCAGCCGACCTCAGACGTTTGCAGTACAAGGTGAAGCACGCACAGGGTGTGGACATTCCTCGCATCTTCTGCGGTCTGAACGACGTGAGAAACATCATTCCATCCATCAAGTGGGCTTTAGAAGCAGGTATGACACCGCAAGCCACACTCTGCATCACCAACTCACCTATCCACACTGCAGAATACTACAGCGACATAGCCGACCAACTCATTGCAGCCGGTGCACCGGAAATCTGCCTAAAGGACATGGCAGGCATAGGGCAACCCGCGCTACTCGGCAAACTATGCGGACTCATCAAGAAGAACCACCCCGACATCATCGTGGAATACCACGGGCACAGCGGTCCCGGACTGCAGATGGCAAGTATCCTGGAATTGGCACGCAATGGTGTTGACATTATCGACACAGCCATGGAACCCCTCTCATGGGGCAAGGGCCACGCCGACATCATTTCCGTACAGAGTATGCTGAAGAACGCCGGCTACGACGTGCCGGAGATTGACATGAATGCCTACATGGAGGCCCGAAAACTCACACAGGAGTTCCTCGACGACTTCCTTGGCTATTTCGTCAACAAGCAAAACCACATCTGCTCCTCACTCCTTCTCGGCTGCGGACTGCCTGGTGGTATGATGGGTTCTATGATGGCTGACCTGCGCGGTGTGATGAATGCCATCAATTCCAACCGCGAAAAGAAGGGCGAACCGGCTTACAGCGAAGACGAACTGCTCGTGCGCCTCTTCGACGAGGTGGGTTATGTGTGGCCGCGTGTGGGTTATCCACCCCTCGTAACGCCATTCTCACAATATGTCAAGAACATCGCCCTGATGAACCTCCTCTGCGAGTCGATGGACAAACCACGCTACTCTATGATGGACGACAGCATCTGGGGCATGATTCTCGGCAAGAGTGGAAAACTGCCAGGAGAAGTGGATCCAGAAATCGTGGCATTGGCGAAGGAGAAAGGCTATGAATTCTATACCGACGACCCGCAGGCGCTCTATCCCGACAATCTCGACAAGTTCCGCCAGGAAATGGAAGAAAAGGGATGGGAACTCGGCGAAGACGACGAAGAACTCTACGAATTTGCGATGCACGAGACACAGTACCGCGACTACAAGAGCGGCATCGCCAAACAGCGTTTCCTTGCTGACCTACAGGCAGCAAAGGACAAGGCACTCGGCGGCTCGGGTATTAGCATCGAGGAGGCAACAGCCTTCAAGCATGCCAAGGCAGACGCCATCGTAGCCCCCGAGAGCGGTATCGTACTCTTCGAGATCTGCGGCGACGGAGAAGCCACACCAGCCATCAATCCCTACATCGGCAAGCAATACACCGACGGCGACCGTTTCTGCTACATCGAGAACAACCACGGACAAATCATCGAACTGCCCGCTGCACTCGGCGGCCAACTCGTGGAAATCGCCGTAAAACAAGGCGGACACGTCAGCAAGGGCGATGTCATCGCCTACATACAACGACCGGAAGAATAA
- a CDS encoding adenine-specific methyltransferase EcoRI family protein, whose protein sequence is MANETLSKAKVAKNDEFYTQYHDIEREVEAYLEYNPDVFRDKTVLLPCDDPEWSNFTRYFAQNFERLGLKKLISTSYAYESKKYKGPIQLTLFETDAPQFDAGKTQTHGKIFVLTHNTNGNGRVDIEDLQWQYLEGDGDFRSKEVTRLRDEADIIVTNPPFSLFREFFAWLIDSNKGFVMIANKNCVTYKEVFPFFKENKIWSGKREWAGGMWFETKNADDVDRVDNGVNMKNIPSIWLTNLDHGRRHQPLQLMTMADNLKYSKHKEIKGKAGYDHYDNYDAIEVPYTDAIPSDYDGVMGVPISFLDKYCPEQFEILSANDYRKNEKVPFKSHGLIKDKDGSINGKPKYARILIRKKKN, encoded by the coding sequence ATGGCAAACGAAACTTTATCAAAGGCAAAGGTGGCAAAGAACGATGAGTTCTACACGCAGTACCACGACATCGAGCGCGAGGTGGAGGCATATCTGGAGTACAACCCTGATGTGTTCAGGGACAAGACGGTGCTGCTGCCGTGCGACGACCCCGAATGGAGCAACTTTACGCGCTATTTTGCCCAGAACTTTGAACGGCTCGGACTCAAAAAACTCATCTCTACCAGTTATGCCTACGAGAGCAAGAAGTACAAGGGACCTATCCAACTGACGCTCTTCGAGACCGACGCACCACAGTTCGATGCCGGAAAAACACAGACACACGGCAAAATCTTCGTTCTCACACACAACACCAACGGCAACGGACGGGTAGATATAGAGGACCTGCAATGGCAATACCTCGAAGGCGACGGCGACTTCCGGAGCAAGGAGGTAACGCGCCTGCGCGACGAGGCAGACATCATCGTTACCAACCCGCCTTTCTCACTCTTCCGCGAGTTCTTTGCTTGGTTGATAGATAGCAACAAAGGTTTTGTGATGATTGCGAATAAGAATTGCGTAACATATAAAGAAGTTTTTCCTTTTTTCAAAGAAAACAAGATTTGGTCAGGTAAGAGAGAATGGGCTGGAGGAATGTGGTTTGAGACAAAAAATGCAGATGACGTTGACCGAGTAGACAATGGAGTGAATATGAAAAACATCCCCTCAATTTGGCTTACCAACCTCGACCACGGTCGCCGCCATCAGCCCCTGCAGTTGATGACGATGGCAGACAACCTGAAGTACAGCAAGCACAAAGAAATAAAAGGAAAGGCAGGTTATGACCATTATGACAACTACGATGCCATAGAAGTGCCCTATACCGATGCCATACCGTCAGACTACGACGGCGTGATGGGAGTACCTATATCTTTCCTTGATAAGTATTGCCCCGAGCAGTTTGAGATATTAAGTGCCAATGATTATAGAAAGAATGAAAAGGTTCCGTTTAAATCTCATGGTTTAATAAAAGACAAAGATGGCTCAATAAATGGTAAACCTAAATACGCTCGAATCCTAATCCGCAAAAAGAAGAACTAA